The DNA region ACAAGCGCGGCATCTTCCTCGCGGGCGACGACATCTCCTGGACGGCCGGCTGGGCCGAGGGCGCCGTGACGACGGCCCTGAACGCCGTGTGGGGCGTCATGCACCACTTCGGCGGCGCCACCGACGCGACCAACCCCGGCCCCGGCGACCTCTACGACGAGATCGCGCCGGTGGAACTCCCGGAGGACTGATCCCGAGGGGGAGCCCTCAGAGGCCCGCCTCCCTGGCCGCCGCGTGCACCGCGGCGGCCACGTCGGTCAGCTCCAGGGCGTCCCGCACGCCCGCCTGGAGGTCGACGAGGATCTCCTCCACGCCGACGGCCGCGTGTGCCACCAGGTCCTCGGCGATCTGCTCCGCGTTGCCCCGGAAGGGGGCGCGGTCGGGGCCGTCGTACGGCTTCGACGTGAAGCGCGCGTTCGCGCGCAGGACGCTCTGGATCGGGGCGGTGCGACCGCGTTCGGCGGCCAGGTCGGTGAGCCGCCGCCACTCCTCGGCGAGGCGCGCGGGGCCCGCCGCGCCCGGCATCCAGCCGTCGGCGCGGTCCACGAGCCTGCGGGCGGCCCGCGGGCTGTTGGCGGGCAGCAGGACGGGGATCGGGCGGGCCGGCTTCGGCCCCACCTCGGACGGGACGATCGTCGTCCGAGTCCCCTTGGTCCCCTCGTACGCGACCGGGTCCGGGCCCCACACGGCCCGGCACACGTCGAGCGTCTCGTCGAGGACCTCGCCACGCCGTTCGTAGGGCGCGACGGACGCCGCCGCGTACTCGTCGATGGACCAGCCCGTGCCGAGGCCCGCGACCACCCGGCCGCCGCTCGCCGCGTCCAACGAGGCCAGGGAGCGGGCCAGTTGGAACGGCACGTGCAGCGGCGCCACCAGGACGCTGGTGCCGAGGCGCACCCGCTCGGTGACGGCGGCGGCGAGGGTGAGCGTGACCAGGGGGTCGGCGACCGAGCGGTAGGTGTCGGGCCAGGGCCTGCCGGGGATGCCCCACAGGCCCTGTGTCGGGGGATCGGGGAACAGGACGCGCTCGAAGACCCAGAGGCTGTCGAACCCGGTCTCCTCGGCGGCACGCGCCACCCGCGCGACATCGCGTCCGACGGCGAAGTGCTTCATCTGCGGCAGGCCGAGGCCGAGTCGGCAAGAGGGCACGACAGCTCCTGGGGGTCCGGGGCGGTACGGGTCCCGGACACGCTAGCCCGGCGCGGGATCAGTCCGGCAGAGGCGTGAGCAGCATCCGCCCCACCAGGCCCACCGTGTCGTCCAGGCGCGCCCGCATCTCCTCCGCCACGCCGGGGAAGTCGCGCAGCGCCCACAGGGCGCGCGCCGCCGACCACGCGCCGTCGCGGGCGCGGTCCAGGCTCCAGGAGCCGAGCAGGTGGGTGAGGGGGTCGGCGACCTGGAACAGGTCGGGGCCCGGCATCAGGTCCTCGCGGATGCGTTCCTCCAGCGAGACCAGGATGTCGCCCACGCGGTCGAACTCGTCCTCCAGGTCGGGCGGCGCGCAGCCGAGGCTGTGGCAGGTGTCCACGACGGCGAGGGCCAGGTCGTGGCCGATGTGGGCGTTGATGCCCGCGAGCGCGAACTGCAGGCCGCGCACGCCGGGGTGGCGGCGCAGCTGGAAGAGGGGGCGCCAGCACGCGGGCGGGCACCCGTCGGCCGCGGCGGTGTCCACGGCCCGCAGATAGCGCTCGGCGAAGCGGACGTCCAGGGTCACCGCCGCCGTCGCGTCGGGGAACCCGCCCGCGGCGACGGTCCGGCCGACCTCCTGGGTGACAACCAGATACACGCGGTTGAAGACGGCGACGCCGTCGCGGCGCGGCCACAGGGCGTCGAGGGCGCGCATCCGCGCGAGGACGCCGTCGATGCCGCCGTCGGTGAGGCGGCCGGTTCCGCTGCCCGCGCGCACGGGGTGGGCGCGCTCGGCGATCCGCTCGGACTGGGCCATGCGGGCAGGGTCCCAGCCCCGGCGCGGCGCGCGGGCACGCCGGGCGCGGGCTTACCCAGAACGAGGGAACGCGTCCGAGTCCTTGTGCGTGTCGCCTCCGTCGTGCGGGGCGTCCGTGCCGGTCCCGTCCCGCTTGTCGTCCCCGTCGTCGTACGTGGACGTGCCCGAATCGAGCAGCGGTTCCTGGGACTTGAGGTGGGCGGGGGCGAACGCCCGCAGCACGTGGTAGCCGGTGATGACGACGATCGTGCCGAGCGCGATGCCGCTGAGCGAGAAGTTGTCGGTGAACTTCAGCGAGACGTTGCCGACGCCGATGATGATGCCCGCCGCCGCCGGGACCAGGTTCAGCGGATTGCGCAGGTCCACATCGGCGTTGATCCAGATCTGCGCGCCGAGCAGCCCGATCATGCCGTACAGGATGACGGTGATGCCGCCGAGGACGCCGCCGGGGATCGCGGCCACCACGGCGCCGAACTTCGGGCACAGGCCGAAGAGCAGGGCGAAGGCGGCGGCCGCCCAGTACGCGGCGGTGGAGTAGACGCGGGTCGCGGCCATCACGCCGATGTTCTCGGAGTACGTCGTGTTGGGCGGGCCGCCGACCGCGGTGGAGAGCACCGACGCGGCGCCGTCCGCGGAGATCGCGGTGCCGAGCTTGTCGTCCAGGGGGTCGCCGGTCATCTCGCCGACGGCCTTGACGTGCCCGGCGTTCTCCGCGACCAGCGCGATCACGACGGGCAGCGCCACCAGGATCGCCGACCACTCGAAGCTCGGGCCGTGGAAGGACGGCAGGCCGATCCAGTCCGCGTTCCCGACCGCCGAGAGGTCCAGGCGCCAGTGGTCGGTGACCTGGCCGGAGCCGTCCTGCGAGTGGATCTTCCCGAAGACGGAGTCGAGCACCCAGGACAGCGCGTATCCGAAGATCAGGCCCAGGAAGATCGCGACCCGCGACCAGAATCCGCGCAGGCACACCACGGCCAGACCGGTGAACAGCATCACGCACAGCGCGGTCCACTGGTCCTGCGGCCAGTAGGTCGCGGCCGTGACCGGCGCCAGGTTGAAGCCGATCAGCATCACCACCGCGCCCGTGACGATCGGCGGCATCGCGGCGTGGATGATCCGGGCGCCGAACCGCTGCACCGCGAGCCCCACGACGAACAGCGCCGCGCCGACCACGAGCACCGCGCCCGTGACCGTCGCGCTCGACCCGCCCTGCGCCCGGATCACCGCGGCCACGCCCACGAAGGACAGGGAGCAGCCGAGGTAGCTGGGCACCCGGCCGCGGGTGGCGAGCAGGAAGATGACCGTCGCGACGCCCGACATCATGATCGCGAGGTTCGGGTCGAGGCCCATCAGGACCGGCGCGACGAACGACGCCCCGAACATCGCCACCACGTGCTGGGCGCCGAGCCCGAAGGTGCGGGGCCAGGAGAGCCGTTCATCGGGGCGGACGACGGCTCCGGGCGCGGGGGTGCGCCCGTCGCCGTGCAGTCTCCAGCGCACGCCGAGGTCCATGGTGAGTTCGCTTTCTGTGCGCGGGGACGAGCGGTGTCCTCGCAGGGACGAGCCGTGTCGTCATGTCGACGATCAGCGTCGACATGTTAGTGCGACGTAAGAGTGGTTCCTTTCCGGCGCGCTTCCGGTACGTTGACATGGCCAAGTCACTGAACGGAGTTCACATATCTGATGGGAGCGTGATGAGCGCCCGTACCCGCATCGGCGCCCTGTTCACCGCCACGGTCGCCGTCGCCGCCGTCCTGGCGACGGCCCTGCCGGCCGCTCCGGCGCAGGGCCCGCCTCCGAAGGCCGCGGCCGCGAAGGCCGCGAAGGTCAAGGCCCCCGACACCGCCGTCCTGGACGGCAGGCGCCTGGCCGCCGCCAAGCGGCGGCTCGACCGGGGCGACCCCCGACTCCGCGAGGCCCTCGGCCACTTGACGGCACGCGCGGACAAGTGGCTCGGCAAGGGCCCCTGGACGGTCGTCGACAAGCCGAAGCCCGCGCCGAGCGGCGACCCCCACGACTACCTGAGCCAGGCCCCCTACTGGTGGCCGACCGAGCCCAAGACCCCCGACAACCCCTGGGGCTGCCCGTACGAGCAGCGCGACGGCGAGCGCAACCCGGAGGTCGACACCGGCACCGACCGCCGCGACGTGGAGAACGTCTTCGACTCGACCTACGAGTTGTCACTCGCCTGGTACTACACGGGCGACCGGAGGTACGCACGGCACGCCGCGAAAATCCTGCGCACCTGGTTCCTCGACCCGGCGACGCGGATGAATCCGAACCTGAACCACGGGCAGTTCATCCCCTGCAAGTACGACGGCCGCGCCATCGGCATCATCGACTTCTCGCAGTCCTACACCTCCGTCGTGGACGCCCTCGCGATCCTCGACACGGGCGCGCCGGGCTGGACGTCCGCCGACCGCACGACGATGCGCTCCTGGACCAAGAGCTTCCAGAAGTGGCTGACGGACAGCCGGTTCGGCAAGGACGAGGCCGCCGCGAAGAACAACCACGGCACCTTCTACGACATGCAGCTCGCCGCCCTCGCCTACGCGAACGGCGACAAGACGCTGGCCCGCAGGACCGTCCTGAACGCCCGCGCCCAGCGCATCGACCCGCAGATCGCCCCCGACGGCAGCCAGCCGCAGGAGCTCACCCGCAGCCGCAGCTGGCACTACTCGACCTTCGACCTGGTGGCGTACACCCGCCTCGCCGACATCGGCAGGCACGTCGGGGTGGACCTGTGGAAATACCGGGGCCCGGACGGGCAGAGCCTCGTCAAGGCGGTCGACTACCTGCTGCCCGCCGCGACGGGTGCCGCGAAGTGGCCGCACCCGGAGCTCCAGTTCCTGCGGTACGCGGCGAGCGACGTCGTGCGGGCCGCCGCCGACGCGGGCTCGGCCGCCGCGAAGGCCGCGGTGCCGAAGCTGGAGCGGCCGCCCGGCGGGGACCTGTGGGAGCTGCGCCCGGCGGCCGAGCAGTTGGACTCGATCGCGGGGTGAGGGGCGGGCCGGACGGTGGGGGAGCGGGGCTCGTAGCCCCGTCAGGACTTGCGGTCCGCCGGTGCCGCCTGCGCCTCCGCCGAACCGGCCCGTACCGACGGCGCCGGGCGGCCCTCCGTCCGCAGCACCCCCGCGAACGCCATCAGACCGCAGGCCAGCGCCGTGACCAGGCAGAAGGACGCCACCAGACTGGTCGCGTCGGCGAGTGCGCCGATCGCCGAAGGGGCGACGAGGCTGGAGGTGTAGGTGATGGTCGCGACGCCCGCGATGGCCTGGCTCGGGTTCGGGCCGCTGCGCCCGGCCGCGGCGAACGCCAGCGGGACGACGACCGCGATGCCGAGACCCATGAGCGCGAACCCGCTCATGGCCATCGCTGCGTGCTGCGCCGTCACCACGAGCAGTCCGCCGAGCGCCGCGCACGCCCCGCCCGCCCGCACCGTGCGGACCGCGCCGAACCGGTCGACCACCTTGTCGCCCGCGAACCGCGCGATGGCCATGGTGAGCGTGAAGCCGGTGGTGCACGCGGCGGCAAGGCCCGCGGAGGAGTCGAGCACGTCCTTGAGGTACACCGCCGACCAGTCCAGGCTCGCGCCCTCCGCGAACACCGCGCAGAAGCCGACCGCGCCGATGAGCAGCGCCGACTTCGGCGGCAGCGCGAACCGCGGCGGCGCCTCCTCCTCGGGCGCGCTGCGCAGGTCGAGCACGCCCTGGCAGGCGATCAGACCGAGCACGGTGAGCACCGCGGCGGCGAAGACATGGTGCACGCGGGCGTCGACGTGCAGATGCGCGGCGACCGTGCCGCCCGCCGAGCCGATCAGGGCGCCCGCGCTCCACATGCCGTGCAGGCCGGACATGATGGACTTGTCCATGCGGTGCTCGATCTCGACGCCGAGGGCGTTCATGGCGACGTCCGCCATGCCCGACGTCGCGCCGTACACGAACAGGGCCGCGCAGAGCGTGACCAGGTTCGGCGCGAGCGACGGCAGGGTGAGCGCGAGGGTCCACAG from Streptomyces flavofungini includes:
- a CDS encoding uracil-xanthine permease family protein; amino-acid sequence: MDLGVRWRLHGDGRTPAPGAVVRPDERLSWPRTFGLGAQHVVAMFGASFVAPVLMGLDPNLAIMMSGVATVIFLLATRGRVPSYLGCSLSFVGVAAVIRAQGGSSATVTGAVLVVGAALFVVGLAVQRFGARIIHAAMPPIVTGAVVMLIGFNLAPVTAATYWPQDQWTALCVMLFTGLAVVCLRGFWSRVAIFLGLIFGYALSWVLDSVFGKIHSQDGSGQVTDHWRLDLSAVGNADWIGLPSFHGPSFEWSAILVALPVVIALVAENAGHVKAVGEMTGDPLDDKLGTAISADGAASVLSTAVGGPPNTTYSENIGVMAATRVYSTAAYWAAAAFALLFGLCPKFGAVVAAIPGGVLGGITVILYGMIGLLGAQIWINADVDLRNPLNLVPAAAGIIIGVGNVSLKFTDNFSLSGIALGTIVVITGYHVLRAFAPAHLKSQEPLLDSGTSTYDDGDDKRDGTGTDAPHDGGDTHKDSDAFPRSG
- a CDS encoding DUF5995 family protein, which translates into the protein MAQSERIAERAHPVRAGSGTGRLTDGGIDGVLARMRALDALWPRRDGVAVFNRVYLVVTQEVGRTVAAGGFPDATAAVTLDVRFAERYLRAVDTAAADGCPPACWRPLFQLRRHPGVRGLQFALAGINAHIGHDLALAVVDTCHSLGCAPPDLEDEFDRVGDILVSLEERIREDLMPGPDLFQVADPLTHLLGSWSLDRARDGAWSAARALWALRDFPGVAEEMRARLDDTVGLVGRMLLTPLPD
- a CDS encoding alginate lyase family protein; amino-acid sequence: MSARTRIGALFTATVAVAAVLATALPAAPAQGPPPKAAAAKAAKVKAPDTAVLDGRRLAAAKRRLDRGDPRLREALGHLTARADKWLGKGPWTVVDKPKPAPSGDPHDYLSQAPYWWPTEPKTPDNPWGCPYEQRDGERNPEVDTGTDRRDVENVFDSTYELSLAWYYTGDRRYARHAAKILRTWFLDPATRMNPNLNHGQFIPCKYDGRAIGIIDFSQSYTSVVDALAILDTGAPGWTSADRTTMRSWTKSFQKWLTDSRFGKDEAAAKNNHGTFYDMQLAALAYANGDKTLARRTVLNARAQRIDPQIAPDGSQPQELTRSRSWHYSTFDLVAYTRLADIGRHVGVDLWKYRGPDGQSLVKAVDYLLPAATGAAKWPHPELQFLRYAASDVVRAAADAGSAAAKAAVPKLERPPGGDLWELRPAAEQLDSIAG
- a CDS encoding MFS transporter, yielding MSEQSQVGHGKRELSRARIAVAVIFCVHGSVAGSFATRVPWIQDHADISAGLLGLALAFPAIGASVAMPLAGWVSHRFGARTALRGLLALWTLALTLPSLAPNLVTLCAALFVYGATSGMADVAMNALGVEIEHRMDKSIMSGLHGMWSAGALIGSAGGTVAAHLHVDARVHHVFAAAVLTVLGLIACQGVLDLRSAPEEEAPPRFALPPKSALLIGAVGFCAVFAEGASLDWSAVYLKDVLDSSAGLAAACTTGFTLTMAIARFAGDKVVDRFGAVRTVRAGGACAALGGLLVVTAQHAAMAMSGFALMGLGIAVVVPLAFAAAGRSGPNPSQAIAGVATITYTSSLVAPSAIGALADATSLVASFCLVTALACGLMAFAGVLRTEGRPAPSVRAGSAEAQAAPADRKS
- a CDS encoding LLM class F420-dependent oxidoreductase, encoding MKHFAVGRDVARVARAAEETGFDSLWVFERVLFPDPPTQGLWGIPGRPWPDTYRSVADPLVTLTLAAAVTERVRLGTSVLVAPLHVPFQLARSLASLDAASGGRVVAGLGTGWSIDEYAAASVAPYERRGEVLDETLDVCRAVWGPDPVAYEGTKGTRTTIVPSEVGPKPARPIPVLLPANSPRAARRLVDRADGWMPGAAGPARLAEEWRRLTDLAAERGRTAPIQSVLRANARFTSKPYDGPDRAPFRGNAEQIAEDLVAHAAVGVEEILVDLQAGVRDALELTDVAAAVHAAAREAGL